GCGGGCTGGCCGAGCTGGGCCCGAAACTCGGTCCCATCCTGTGGCAGTTCTCGGCCTTCAAGCGCTTCGAGCCGGAGGATTTCGAGCGCTTCCTCGCTTTGCTGCCGCCGCAGCTCGGCGCCCGGCGCTTGCGCCACGTGCTCGATGTGCGCCACAGGAGCTTCGCGACCACCGAATTCGTCGCCCTCGCGCGGCGTCACCAGGCGGAGGTCGTATTCAGCGACACCGACGAGTTCCCCGCGTTCGCCGATGTGACGGCGGATTTCGTCTATGCGCGGCTGATGCGCTCGGCGGCGTCCGAACCCACGGGCTATTCCGAAGCGGCGCTCGAAGCGTGGGCGCAGCGGGCGAAGACCTGGGAAAGCGGCTCGGAGCCTGACGACCTGCCTCGCATCGATACGCCTGCCGGCGGCGCGCGAGCGGGAGCGCGCGACGTGTTCGTCTATTTCATCAGCGGCGCCAAGGAGCGTGCTCCGGCCGCGGCGTGCGCGCTT
This portion of the Betaproteobacteria bacterium genome encodes:
- a CDS encoding DUF72 domain-containing protein, which gives rise to MIRVGVGGWTYAPWRSNFYPEGLTHKRELEYASRKLTSIEINGTFYRTQSAASFAKWRDETPDDFVFSVKAPRYATNRALLAEAGDSVERFFTSGLAELGPKLGPILWQFSAFKRFEPEDFERFLALLPPQLGARRLRHVLDVRHRSFATTEFVALARRHQAEVVFSDTDEFPAFADVTADFVYARLMRSAASEPTGYSEAALEAWAQRAKTWESGSEPDDLPRIDTPAGGARAGARDVFVYFISGAKERAPAAACALLSML